Proteins found in one Prochlorothrix hollandica PCC 9006 = CALU 1027 genomic segment:
- a CDS encoding adenylate kinase family protein, which produces MKMIILGGPGAGKGTQADRLSRHLQVPQLSTGDLLRESIGGSHDGSSPLLDLAERAKPYVERGELVPDELMIALIRDRLSQPSFAQGWILEGYPRTAFQAEELHFLLESLNHRLDWAIWLEVSEAVMLERCRQRSRRDDDPAIIERRLYNLETYTSPLLDYYGFQNRLLSINGDQSVEGVEQEILRQISAIKPA; this is translated from the coding sequence GTGAAGATGATTATCCTCGGCGGACCTGGAGCCGGTAAAGGGACCCAAGCCGATCGCCTCAGTCGTCACCTCCAAGTGCCCCAATTATCCACCGGGGATCTGTTGCGGGAGTCCATTGGGGGCAGCCATGACGGTTCCTCCCCGTTGCTGGACTTGGCAGAGCGGGCCAAACCCTATGTGGAGCGGGGGGAACTGGTGCCCGATGAGTTGATGATTGCCCTGATCCGCGATCGCCTCTCCCAACCCAGTTTCGCCCAGGGCTGGATTCTGGAGGGCTATCCCCGCACGGCTTTCCAGGCGGAGGAACTGCACTTTTTGCTGGAGAGCCTCAACCACCGTTTGGATTGGGCCATTTGGCTGGAGGTTTCGGAGGCGGTGATGCTGGAGCGCTGTCGGCAGCGATCGCGGCGGGACGATGATCCTGCCATTATCGAGCGGCGGCTCTATAACCTGGAAACCTACACCAGCCCCCTCCTGGATTACTACGGTTTCCAAAACCGTCTGTTGTCCATTAATGGCGATCAGTCTGTGGAGGGCGTTGAGCAGGAGATTCTGCGGCAGATCAGCGCCATTAAACCGGCCTAA
- the groL gene encoding chaperonin GroEL (60 kDa chaperone family; promotes refolding of misfolded polypeptides especially under stressful conditions; forms two stacked rings of heptamers to form a barrel-shaped 14mer; ends can be capped by GroES; misfolded proteins enter the barrel where they are refolded when GroES binds): MAKRIIYNENARRALERGMDILAEAVAVTLGPKGRNVVLEKKFGAPQIVNDGVTIAKEIELEDHIENTGVALIRQAASKTNDAAGDGTTTATVLAHAMVKEGLRNVAAGANPILLKRGIDKATGYLVEVIKEHARPVEDSKSIAQVGAISAGNDEEVGQMIAEAMDKVGKEGVISLEEGKSMITELEITEGMRFDKGYISPYFATDTERMEAVLDEPYILITDKKITLVQDLVPVLEQVARSGRPLLILAEDIEKEALATLVVNRLRGVLNVAAVKAPGFGDRRKAMLEDMAVLTGGQLITEDAGLKLDNTKLEMLGQARRITITKDNTTIVAEGNEATVKARCEQIRRQIDESDSSYDKEKLQERLAKLAGGVAVIKVGAATETEMKDRKLRLEDAINATKAAVEEGIVPGGGTTLAHLVPKLEQWADANLTGEELTGAQIVSRALAAPLKRIAENSGQNGAVIAERVKEHDFNTGFNAATNEFVDMFEAGIVDPAKVTRSALQNAASIAGMVLTTECIVVDQPESKDKAPAGAGMGGDFDY; this comes from the coding sequence ATGGCTAAGCGCATCATTTACAACGAAAACGCCCGTCGTGCCCTGGAAAGAGGCATGGACATCCTGGCAGAAGCCGTTGCTGTCACCCTCGGTCCCAAAGGCCGCAACGTGGTGCTAGAGAAGAAGTTTGGAGCACCCCAAATCGTCAACGATGGTGTCACCATCGCCAAAGAAATTGAACTGGAAGATCACATCGAAAATACCGGTGTTGCCTTGATCCGTCAGGCTGCTTCCAAGACCAACGATGCCGCCGGTGATGGCACCACCACCGCCACCGTCCTGGCCCATGCCATGGTTAAAGAAGGTCTGCGCAACGTTGCTGCCGGTGCTAACCCCATCCTCCTCAAGCGCGGCATCGACAAAGCCACCGGTTACCTGGTGGAAGTCATTAAAGAGCACGCTCGCCCCGTAGAAGACTCCAAGTCCATCGCCCAAGTGGGTGCCATTTCCGCCGGGAATGACGAGGAAGTGGGCCAGATGATTGCCGAAGCCATGGATAAGGTGGGCAAGGAAGGGGTGATTTCCCTGGAAGAAGGGAAGTCCATGATTACCGAGCTGGAAATCACGGAAGGGATGCGCTTCGATAAGGGCTATATCTCCCCCTACTTCGCCACCGACACCGAGCGCATGGAAGCGGTGCTGGATGAGCCTTATATCCTGATCACCGACAAGAAAATCACCCTCGTCCAAGACTTGGTGCCCGTGCTGGAGCAAGTGGCCCGGTCTGGTCGTCCCCTGCTGATTCTGGCAGAAGACATCGAGAAAGAAGCCCTGGCTACCTTGGTGGTCAACCGTCTGCGGGGCGTGCTCAATGTGGCCGCTGTGAAGGCTCCTGGTTTCGGCGATCGCCGCAAGGCCATGCTGGAAGATATGGCAGTGCTGACCGGCGGTCAACTGATCACCGAAGATGCTGGTTTGAAGCTGGACAACACCAAGCTGGAGATGCTGGGTCAGGCCCGCCGCATCACCATCACCAAGGACAACACCACCATCGTGGCGGAAGGCAACGAAGCCACGGTGAAGGCCCGTTGTGAGCAAATCCGTCGCCAAATCGACGAAAGCGATTCCTCCTACGACAAAGAGAAGCTGCAAGAGCGTCTGGCTAAGTTGGCCGGTGGTGTTGCAGTGATCAAGGTCGGTGCGGCTACGGAAACCGAAATGAAGGATCGCAAGCTGCGTCTGGAAGATGCCATCAACGCCACTAAGGCTGCTGTGGAAGAGGGGATCGTGCCCGGTGGTGGTACCACCCTGGCTCACCTGGTTCCCAAGCTGGAGCAGTGGGCGGATGCCAACCTGACCGGTGAAGAGCTGACGGGTGCTCAAATTGTCTCCCGTGCCCTGGCTGCTCCCCTGAAGCGCATTGCTGAAAACTCTGGCCAAAACGGCGCGGTGATTGCTGAGCGGGTGAAGGAGCATGACTTCAACACCGGTTTCAATGCGGCCACCAATGAGTTTGTCGATATGTTTGAGGCTGGAATTGTTGACCCCGCCAAGGTGACCCGTTCGGCCCTGCAAAATGCGGCTTCGATCGCCGGTATGGTCTTGACCACCGAGTGCATCGTGGTCGATCAGCCTGAGTCCAAGGACAAGGCTCCCGCTGGCGCTGGCATGGGCGGCGACTTCGACTACTAA
- the bchI gene encoding magnesium chelatase ATPase subunit I, with the protein MSTVAPRRSVFPFTAIVGQDEMKLALLLNVIDPKIGGVMIMGDRGTGKSTTIRALADLLPEIEVVADDPFSSHPSDPEMMSNDVRERLTQGETLPVAKRKVIMVDLPLGATEDRVCGTIDIEKALSEGVKAFESGLLAKANRGILYVDEVNLLDDHLVDVLLDSAASGWNTVEREGVSIRHPARFVLVGSGNPEEGELRPQLLDRFGMSVEVRTVRDPKQRVQVVEERSAFDNKPLDFLDKYQVEQDGLQQKLVDAQTRLESVTLDYDLRVQISQVCSSLDIDGLRGDIVTNRAASALTALEGRNEVTVEDIQRVLPLCLRHRLRKDPLESIDSGYKVTKTFCQVFGLPEPDSEGA; encoded by the coding sequence ATGTCCACTGTTGCCCCCCGTCGTAGTGTATTCCCCTTTACCGCCATTGTGGGTCAGGATGAGATGAAGCTGGCCTTGCTGTTGAATGTGATTGACCCCAAAATCGGGGGCGTGATGATCATGGGCGATCGCGGCACTGGCAAATCCACCACCATTCGCGCCTTAGCGGACCTGCTGCCCGAAATTGAAGTGGTGGCTGATGATCCCTTTAGCAGCCATCCCAGCGATCCGGAAATGATGAGCAATGATGTGCGGGAACGGTTGACCCAGGGGGAAACACTGCCCGTGGCCAAGCGTAAGGTCATTATGGTGGACCTGCCCCTGGGGGCGACGGAAGATCGGGTCTGCGGCACCATTGACATTGAAAAAGCCCTGTCTGAAGGGGTAAAAGCCTTTGAATCCGGCCTCTTGGCCAAGGCCAATCGCGGCATTTTGTATGTGGATGAGGTCAACTTGCTGGATGACCATTTGGTGGATGTGCTGCTGGATTCAGCGGCCTCTGGCTGGAACACGGTGGAACGGGAAGGGGTGTCCATTCGCCACCCGGCCCGCTTTGTCTTGGTGGGTTCCGGTAACCCGGAGGAAGGGGAACTGCGGCCCCAGTTGCTCGATCGCTTCGGCATGAGCGTGGAAGTGCGCACAGTGCGGGATCCCAAACAACGGGTGCAGGTGGTGGAAGAGCGATCGGCCTTCGACAATAAGCCCCTGGACTTCTTGGACAAGTACCAAGTAGAACAGGACGGACTCCAACAAAAGCTGGTGGATGCCCAAACCCGCCTCGAATCCGTTACTTTAGACTATGATCTACGGGTTCAGATTTCCCAGGTCTGTTCTAGCCTGGATATTGATGGGCTGCGGGGGGATATTGTCACCAATCGCGCCGCCTCTGCCCTCACTGCCCTGGAGGGTCGCAATGAAGTCACCGTGGAGGATATCCAACGGGTGCTGCCCCTCTGCCTCCGGCACCGCCTCCGGAAGGATCCCCTAGAGTCCATTGATTCCGGCTATAAGGTGACGAAAACCTTCTGCCAGGTGTTTGGTCTGCCGGAGCCGGACAGTGAGGGGGCTTAG
- a CDS encoding glutamine amidotransferase-related protein, with amino-acid sequence MLRPSVIPPGWATPRSVLTITHQSTSNPGNLGHLLRQQGFTLDLCCPALGQPLPQHLQSYAAVVILGGPMSANDDDTQPFIRAELDWLPLVLESGKPFLGICLGAQLLARVLGAKVAPHPQGQVEVGYCPLEPLAHGPLLGLDRVFHWHNEGFDLPWGARLLARNDTFPHQAFSYGQRAYGLQFHPEITLAMVQFWNQQAADMVQRPGAQPHPQQIQEYHQVQSQVKQWLEGFLDSWLCSPLGDYGSRWDAAH; translated from the coding sequence ATGCTGCGACCCTCTGTTATCCCCCCTGGGTGGGCAACCCCCCGATCTGTCCTGACCATCACCCACCAAAGCACCTCCAACCCCGGCAACCTGGGGCACCTGCTACGGCAGCAGGGATTTACCCTGGATCTCTGCTGTCCTGCCCTAGGGCAACCCCTGCCCCAGCACCTCCAGTCCTATGCCGCCGTGGTGATCCTGGGGGGACCCATGAGCGCCAACGACGATGACACCCAGCCCTTCATTCGGGCGGAATTGGACTGGTTGCCCCTGGTGCTGGAGTCCGGCAAGCCTTTTTTGGGCATCTGCCTAGGGGCACAGTTGCTGGCGCGGGTGTTGGGAGCCAAGGTTGCCCCCCATCCCCAGGGACAGGTGGAGGTGGGCTACTGCCCCCTGGAACCCCTAGCCCATGGCCCGCTCCTGGGTTTAGATCGGGTGTTTCACTGGCACAACGAAGGCTTTGATCTGCCCTGGGGTGCTCGGCTCCTGGCCCGCAATGACACGTTCCCCCACCAAGCCTTTAGCTATGGTCAACGGGCCTATGGTCTCCAGTTTCACCCAGAAATTACCTTGGCCATGGTGCAATTTTGGAACCAACAGGCAGCGGACATGGTGCAGCGACCCGGTGCCCAACCCCACCCCCAGCAGATCCAGGAGTATCACCAGGTTCAAAGCCAGGTTAAACAGTGGCTGGAGGGATTTTTGGACTCCTGGTTATGCTCTCCCCTGGGGGACTATGGTTCCCGTTGGGATGCTGCCCATTAA
- the groES gene encoding co-chaperone GroES — protein MAAVTLSVSTVKPLGDRVFVKVSESEQQTAGGILLPDTAKEKPQVGEVVQVGPGKRNDDGSHSPIEVKVGDKVLYSKYAGTDIKLGSDEYVLLTEKDILAIVA, from the coding sequence ATGGCAGCCGTCACGCTAAGTGTTTCGACCGTGAAGCCCCTGGGCGATCGCGTTTTTGTAAAAGTATCTGAATCTGAGCAGCAGACTGCTGGTGGCATTTTGTTACCCGACACCGCCAAAGAAAAGCCCCAAGTGGGCGAAGTGGTGCAAGTGGGTCCCGGCAAGCGCAACGATGACGGCTCCCACAGCCCCATCGAAGTCAAAGTTGGCGACAAAGTGCTGTACTCCAAGTACGCCGGCACCGACATCAAACTGGGTAGCGACGAGTATGTGTTGCTGACTGAGAAAGATATTTTGGCGATCGTGGCCTAA
- the murA gene encoding UDP-N-acetylglucosamine 1-carboxyvinyltransferase, whose amino-acid sequence MSDVLPPVLEIVGRIPLQGEVRISGAKNSALVILTGTLLCGEDCHIRNVPRLMDVESMMEILTFFGLKIQRQGDTLDVDARHITQSSAPYELVSKLRASFFAIGPLLARLGVARVPLPGGCAIGARPVDLHVRGLREMGAHVHIEHGVVHAVVPGSSRRLKGAKIYLDFPSVGATETLMMAATLAEGDTTIENAAQEPEVVDLANFCRAMGAKIRGAGTNTIQIVGVPRLHAVDWSIVPDRIEAGTFLVAGAITQSEISIFPVVPDHLTAVVAKLEEMGHRIVQDGLNRLRIVPTDCPQAVDIETLPFPGFPTDMQAQFLALMTLAEGNSVVTETVFENRMRHVAELKRMGANIRLRGNNALISGVPLLSGAPVMSSDLRASAALVLAGLAAEGKTLVQGLHHLDRGYDRLDRKLQGLGAQIRRLETPEELAHIPQLALKEI is encoded by the coding sequence ATGTCAGACGTTTTACCCCCCGTTTTGGAAATTGTGGGACGGATTCCCCTTCAAGGAGAAGTCCGGATCAGTGGTGCTAAAAATTCTGCCCTGGTCATCTTGACCGGCACCTTGCTCTGTGGGGAAGATTGCCACATTCGCAATGTGCCTCGGTTGATGGATGTGGAATCCATGATGGAGATTCTGACCTTTTTTGGCCTCAAAATCCAACGCCAGGGGGATACGCTGGATGTGGATGCTCGCCACATTACCCAATCGTCCGCGCCCTATGAATTGGTTAGCAAACTGCGGGCCAGTTTCTTTGCCATTGGTCCCCTATTGGCGCGGTTGGGGGTGGCGCGGGTTCCCCTGCCGGGGGGCTGTGCCATTGGGGCGCGACCGGTGGATCTCCATGTGCGGGGACTGCGGGAAATGGGTGCCCATGTTCACATCGAGCATGGGGTAGTTCATGCGGTGGTGCCCGGTAGCAGTCGCCGCCTCAAAGGAGCCAAAATCTACCTGGACTTTCCCAGTGTGGGGGCAACGGAAACCTTGATGATGGCGGCTACCCTGGCGGAGGGAGACACCACGATCGAGAATGCGGCCCAGGAGCCGGAAGTGGTGGATTTGGCCAATTTTTGCCGAGCTATGGGGGCCAAAATCCGAGGAGCAGGCACCAATACCATCCAGATTGTGGGGGTGCCCCGCCTCCATGCTGTGGATTGGTCGATCGTGCCCGATCGCATTGAAGCCGGAACCTTTCTGGTGGCGGGAGCCATTACCCAATCGGAAATCAGTATCTTCCCCGTGGTGCCCGATCACCTGACGGCGGTGGTGGCCAAGCTAGAGGAAATGGGCCATCGCATTGTCCAGGATGGTCTCAACCGTCTGCGCATTGTGCCGACGGATTGCCCCCAGGCGGTGGACATTGAAACCCTGCCCTTCCCCGGTTTCCCCACGGATATGCAGGCCCAGTTCCTAGCCTTGATGACCCTGGCGGAGGGCAACAGCGTGGTGACCGAGACCGTGTTTGAAAACCGGATGCGCCATGTGGCGGAACTGAAACGCATGGGGGCCAATATTCGCCTCCGGGGCAACAATGCCTTGATTTCGGGAGTGCCCCTGTTGTCCGGTGCGCCGGTGATGTCTAGCGATCTGCGGGCTTCGGCGGCGTTGGTGTTGGCGGGGCTGGCGGCGGAGGGTAAAACCTTGGTGCAGGGTCTCCACCATTTAGATCGGGGCTACGATCGCCTCGATCGCAAGCTCCAAGGCTTAGGTGCCCAGATCCGCCGCCTAGAAACCCCCGAAGAACTGGCCCACATTCCCCAGTTAGCCCTCAAGGAAATCTAA
- the rph gene encoding ribonuclease PH — MPWQRPDGRQPQHLRPVHFQHQFTQYSPGSVLAQCGQTQVLCTVSIEPGVPRFLAHSGRGWLTAEYRMLPCATQERNHRELMKLSGRTQEIQRLIGRSLRAALDFEQLGEYTITVDADVIQADGGTRTTAITGGFVALQDAIATLLHQGTLTASPLRQAIAAISVGLIDGEVFLDLNYPEDVAADVDLNVVMTGDLRLIEVQGTAEEGSMSRHQLNQMLDFAELGIQELLTLQGVSQLPSPG; from the coding sequence ATGCCCTGGCAGCGCCCCGATGGACGGCAGCCCCAACACCTGCGCCCCGTTCACTTTCAGCACCAATTCACCCAATATTCCCCGGGTTCCGTTCTGGCCCAGTGTGGCCAAACCCAGGTGCTCTGCACCGTCAGCATTGAACCGGGGGTGCCCCGCTTTTTGGCCCACTCAGGCCGGGGCTGGCTGACGGCGGAATATCGGATGTTGCCCTGTGCCACCCAGGAGCGCAATCACCGGGAACTGATGAAGCTATCGGGGCGGACCCAGGAGATTCAGCGGCTGATTGGTCGCAGTTTGCGGGCGGCGTTGGATTTTGAGCAGTTGGGGGAATATACGATTACGGTGGATGCCGATGTGATCCAAGCGGACGGGGGCACCCGCACGACTGCCATTACTGGGGGGTTTGTGGCGTTGCAGGACGCGATCGCCACCCTACTCCACCAGGGCACGTTGACGGCCTCTCCCCTGCGCCAAGCCATTGCCGCGATCTCCGTGGGTCTGATTGACGGCGAAGTCTTTTTGGATTTGAATTACCCCGAAGATGTGGCGGCAGATGTGGATTTGAATGTGGTGATGACGGGGGATTTGCGGCTGATCGAAGTGCAGGGAACGGCGGAGGAGGGCAGCATGAGCCGCCACCAGTTGAACCAAATGCTAGATTTTGCGGAGTTGGGTATTCAAGAACTCTTAACCCTTCAGGGGGTTTCCCAACTCCCCAGCCCTGGGTAA
- a CDS encoding RNA-guided endonuclease InsQ/TnpB family protein produces the protein MKVRYQYRIYPTPQQVKGLNQLFGCCRVVYNDALAIVRSVPQGAKWPSNAELQKLVITQAKKTAERKWLADVSAVPLQQSVQDLGAAFKNFFESRSGKRKGSKVGFPRFKKKLNQQSARFVRTGFSLKGNKLELAKLGRFKVKWSRPLPSEPSSVTIIRNTAGQYHASFVVEIGPINIEPLRPSIGVDLGIKNFAFLSTGDRVESPGYHRLDRKTRRFQRKLARQVKGSKRREKTRLRLAKLKLKTANIRKDFLHKTTTQLIHENQVVVLEDLAVKNMLGNRKLARAISQQGWGTARTLCEAKANRVNDREVRIISRWEPTSQICSDCGFRWGKVALSVRSILCVSCGTEHDRDGNAAKNIEKSGLGLTQDSKWTKNGRKTRMSGNPTALSSQPYSEQLGLFA, from the coding sequence ATGAAAGTACGATACCAGTATCGAATTTATCCGACACCGCAACAGGTCAAAGGGCTGAATCAGCTTTTTGGGTGTTGCCGAGTTGTGTACAACGATGCCCTGGCGATTGTGCGGTCAGTGCCGCAGGGCGCGAAATGGCCTAGCAATGCTGAACTGCAAAAGCTGGTGATCACTCAGGCCAAAAAGACGGCTGAACGGAAATGGTTGGCCGATGTGTCAGCCGTGCCCTTGCAGCAGTCGGTTCAGGATTTAGGTGCTGCCTTCAAGAACTTTTTTGAGAGCCGTAGCGGCAAACGAAAAGGGTCAAAGGTGGGCTTCCCTCGGTTCAAAAAGAAGCTGAACCAACAGTCGGCACGGTTTGTTCGGACGGGATTTTCCCTCAAGGGCAATAAGCTTGAACTAGCCAAATTAGGCCGCTTCAAAGTGAAGTGGTCAAGGCCACTGCCCTCTGAACCTAGCTCTGTGACCATTATCCGCAACACGGCTGGGCAATACCATGCCAGCTTTGTAGTGGAGATTGGACCCATCAACATTGAGCCACTACGGCCCTCGATTGGGGTGGATTTAGGCATCAAAAACTTTGCTTTTCTCAGCACAGGTGATCGGGTAGAATCCCCTGGATATCATCGGTTAGACCGCAAGACGCGACGGTTTCAGCGTAAGCTGGCCCGCCAAGTTAAAGGGTCTAAGCGTCGCGAAAAGACTAGGCTGCGCCTTGCAAAGCTGAAGCTAAAAACGGCCAATATCCGAAAAGACTTTCTGCACAAGACCACGACCCAGCTCATCCACGAAAATCAAGTGGTGGTGTTGGAGGATCTGGCGGTGAAGAATATGCTTGGTAATCGGAAGTTGGCACGGGCCATCAGTCAGCAGGGTTGGGGCACCGCACGAACCTTGTGCGAGGCCAAGGCCAACAGGGTTAATGATCGAGAGGTCAGGATCATCAGTCGGTGGGAGCCAACCAGTCAGATCTGTTCTGATTGTGGCTTTCGGTGGGGCAAGGTTGCTCTATCGGTTCGTTCCATCCTCTGTGTGAGTTGCGGAACCGAACATGATAGAGATGGTAATGCCGCCAAAAATATCGAAAAGTCTGGGTTGGGGCTAACCCAAGACTCTAAATGGACAAAGAACGGGCGTAAGACCAGGATGTCTGGCAATCCGACTGCTTTGTCTAGCCAGCCGTACAGCGAACAGCTTGGACTATTCGCCTAG
- a CDS encoding metallophosphoesterase family protein, producing the protein MIPIDCPPPQLLTDPFLQNPQPESVAVVWFTEFAGEQHWVRYGPQLEQRAIAASQPLSRSQEDARSWLGSQAGDGSLYPQPQPRSIWRHEALVSGLVPGVRVPYAVSSQCQSQTVTSDRFSLAPLPPPGQPLKLLLTSDHQLKPMVAANLQKMAATVGTIDGILMAGDLVNVPDRASEWFDDSRGGAFFPALQGRAQSELGGVTYGGAPLLQSVPLFPALGNHEVMGRTLGPIAQPSLNEQFADAIPRSVALDLAQAAGDRPPPPTDPHYPDWLADRSFNWQTVGEILTWPANPHPDRPHPGYYAVSLGNLRLVVLYATTIWRPWNWASEVRGRYREKTEDLEHPERWGYGQHIFEPIGPGSTQYHWLQQELASPAFQNAAYRVVMFHHPVHTLGDNVVPAYTDPVPVLERDSRGNLTAVRYEYPLGQDYLNRDIAPLLETAGVDLVLYGHSHLWNRFVSAQGLHFLETSNVGNSYGAFWAGTGTTPPTPPRPVPENFQETYGTYGDPWGLEPIVPSISPLRDAQGQPLPYIASNEITVFTILDTGEGAVSSYYFDTSQPYSEAVLFDQFYLGHLD; encoded by the coding sequence ATGATCCCGATCGACTGCCCCCCACCCCAATTGCTCACGGATCCCTTTTTGCAAAATCCGCAGCCGGAGTCGGTTGCCGTGGTTTGGTTTACGGAATTTGCAGGGGAACAGCATTGGGTGCGCTATGGTCCCCAGTTGGAACAACGGGCGATCGCCGCCAGCCAGCCCCTCAGCCGTAGCCAGGAAGATGCCCGATCGTGGCTGGGATCCCAAGCTGGAGACGGGAGCTTGTATCCCCAGCCCCAACCCCGATCGATCTGGCGACATGAAGCACTTGTGTCTGGCCTTGTGCCGGGGGTGCGGGTGCCCTACGCGGTCAGCAGCCAGTGCCAGAGCCAGACCGTGACCAGCGATCGGTTCAGCCTTGCCCCCCTGCCTCCACCGGGGCAACCCCTCAAACTCCTGCTCACCTCAGATCACCAGCTTAAACCGATGGTGGCGGCCAATTTGCAGAAAATGGCGGCAACGGTGGGGACGATCGACGGTATTTTGATGGCGGGGGATTTGGTCAATGTGCCCGATCGGGCCTCGGAATGGTTTGATGACAGCCGGGGAGGGGCGTTCTTCCCAGCTTTACAGGGTCGGGCGCAGTCTGAGTTAGGGGGAGTGACCTATGGGGGTGCGCCCCTGCTCCAGTCGGTGCCCCTCTTTCCGGCCCTGGGCAACCATGAGGTCATGGGGCGGACCCTTGGGCCGATCGCCCAACCCTCCTTGAACGAGCAGTTTGCCGATGCGATCCCGCGATCGGTGGCCCTGGACCTGGCCCAGGCCGCTGGCGATCGACCCCCGCCCCCCACGGATCCCCACTACCCAGACTGGTTGGCCGATCGTAGCTTTAATTGGCAAACCGTCGGCGAAATCTTGACCTGGCCCGCCAATCCCCACCCCGATCGGCCCCATCCCGGCTACTATGCAGTCAGCCTGGGGAATCTGCGCCTGGTGGTACTCTATGCCACAACGATTTGGCGACCCTGGAACTGGGCATCGGAGGTGCGGGGGCGTTACCGGGAAAAAACCGAGGATTTGGAGCATCCAGAGCGCTGGGGCTACGGTCAGCATATTTTTGAGCCGATCGGTCCCGGCAGTACCCAGTACCACTGGCTCCAACAGGAACTCGCCAGCCCCGCCTTCCAAAATGCAGCCTATCGGGTTGTGATGTTCCATCATCCCGTCCATACCCTCGGAGATAATGTCGTTCCGGCCTATACAGACCCCGTACCCGTGCTAGAGCGGGATAGCAGGGGCAACCTAACCGCCGTGCGCTATGAATATCCCCTGGGGCAAGATTACCTCAATCGGGACATTGCACCCCTGTTAGAAACTGCTGGAGTGGATTTAGTCTTGTATGGTCACTCTCACCTCTGGAACCGCTTTGTCAGTGCCCAGGGCTTGCATTTCCTAGAAACCTCCAATGTGGGCAATAGCTACGGCGCTTTTTGGGCCGGAACCGGAACCACGCCGCCCACGCCGCCCCGTCCAGTGCCGGAGAATTTCCAGGAAACCTATGGGACCTATGGTGATCCCTGGGGCTTGGAGCCGATCGTGCCGTCAATTTCACCCCTCCGGGATGCCCAAGGCCAACCTTTGCCCTATATTGCCAGTAATGAGATCACGGTTTTTACAATTCTGGATACGGGTGAGGGGGCGGTCAGCAGCTACTATTTCGACACAAGCCAGCCGTACAGCGAAGCCGTCTTATTTGACCAATTTTATCTAGGGCACCTCGATTAA